In Triticum aestivum cultivar Chinese Spring chromosome 5B, IWGSC CS RefSeq v2.1, whole genome shotgun sequence, the following proteins share a genomic window:
- the LOC123113491 gene encoding uncharacterized protein isoform X2, translating into MDRCRIWWPRQQHQSELESVSTRYLLFGWLFPHAGSVDIVVAAFVSEGEILRSFPNLDTFQTAIFSSNKRMPTVLQESAAFTILGDCVVHLPRDFEGCCVKQKYQPLRAQVVQTQHSDTKQDCSIAFNGPLGIEDQDQSESNGEWECDCSVLDGFLDTYKKSVVKGGDWVHFCCKLDKSLKCNLNQIPVLHHLHLDDQKAEINHCHVILYDIPVAGRNHFSLGEDAPYRMKSPFKKPNWINNLQKRRPFLDLDPIVLALNCSNSARLSVAWKTTNNSSAAHFLFATVFDALVQVVQHLTGIILASVSTIIYIFIQLFRKCLSHVSEHFILQKVFRHSWKNMHLRCSQILYWPIFLQDTSLSSSVNVEYAHRAAIQKHALWSNIIMDLLMGFILGAALLLNMETICSWIFALLHYMTDAVLRSGCVWLMGVPAGFKLNTELAELLGMISLNAIQIYSTLWFMVGGFLRHIIQGLAFSGILLGFTVPVSVFIDIIQLATLHVTMLQWLISLIYSRQIQTVTSLWRLFRGRKWNPLRQRLDSYDYTVEQHVVGSLLFTPVLLLLPTASIFYIFFSILSSTIICLCIVLETAICIIHSTPYAAVILWVTRRQRFPAGLMFLPMSSSSVSTDDDALSVEYHSTSLSGERKTDEPIHVHSVPLVSELNCNYNTLGQVIGPHYQKVFNGIALPFCKQLAHGILRGTRIPTTLHLPSSPLPWMHIGIREYWMLCRRATKWGRN; encoded by the exons ATGGACCGGTGCAGGATCTGGTGGCCGCGCCAGCAACATCAGTCTGAATTGGAGTCCGTCTCTACCAGATATCTCCTGTTCGGATGGCTCTTCCCCCATGCGGGATCAGTCGACATTGTTGTCGCGGCGTTCGTCTCCGAGGGAGAGATCTTGCGGTCTTTCCCCAACCTCGACACCTTCCAG ACTGCTATCTTTTCCTCAAATAAAAGGATGCCAACAGTGCTACAAGAATCTGCAGCATTTACCATCCTTGGGGATTGTGTTGTACATCTTCCAAGAGATTTTGAAGGCTGCTGTGTTAAGCAAAAATATCAGCCGTTGCGGGCTCAAGTTGTTCAGACACAGCATTCTGACACAAAGCAAGACTGTTCTATTGCATTTAATGGACCATTGGGAATTGAAGATCAAGACCAAAGTGAGAGTAATGGAGAATGGGAATGTGATTGTAGTGTATTAGACGGTTTTCTGGATACTTACAAGAAGTCAGTAGTGAAAGGTGGTGACTGGGTGCACTTCTGCTGTAAGCTTGACAAGAGCTTGAAATGCAATCTGAATCAAATTCCAGTGCTTCACCATTTGCATCTTGATGACCAGAAGGCTGAAATTAATCATTGCCAC GTCATACTTTATGATATTCCTGTTGCTGGTAGAAACCATTTCTCGCTGGGTGAGGATGCACCTTATAGGATGAAGTCTCCCTTCAAAAAGCCAAATTGGATAAATAATCTGCAAAAGAGAAGGCCATTTCTTGATTTG GATCCGATTGTGTTGGCGCTTAATTGTTCAAATTCAGCTAGATTGTCAGTTGCTTGGAAAACTACTAATAACAGTTCTGCGGCTCATTTCTTGTTTGCAACTGT GTTTGATGCCTTAGTTCAAGTGGTACAACATTTGACAGGAATAATTTTAGCTTCAGTATCGACTATTATCTACATCTTCATTCAACTGTTCCGAAAATGTTTGAGCCATGTCTCTGAGCACTTTATATTACAAAAGGTTTTCAGACACTCATGGAAAAACATGCATCTCCGTTGTTCCCAAATTCTCTATTGGCCGATTTTCCTCCAAGATACTTCCCTAAG CTCCTCTGTTAATGTCGAATATGCACACAGAGCTGCAATCCAGAAGCATGCTTTATGGTCAAATATTATCATGGATCTTCTGATGGGTTTCATCCTTGGAGCAGCACTATTGTTGAACATGGAGACTATTTGCTCTTGGATTTTTGCTCTTCTTCACTACATGACAGATGCTGTCTTGAGATCTGGTTGTGTGTGGCTGATGGGTGTTCCAGCAGGCTTTAAGCTGAATACTGAGTTAGCAGAGCTTCTAGGCATGATTTCTCTGAATGCAATCCAAATATATTCTACCCTTTGGTTCATGGTGGGAGGCTTCCTTAGGCATATAATTCAAGGCCTTGCATTTTCTGGAATTCTTTTAGGCTTCACGGTTCCTGTTTCAGTCTTCATTGACATTATCCAGCTTGCGACGTTGCATGTTACCATGCTTCAGTGGTTAATCTCCTTAATATATTCAAGGCAGATTCAGACAGTGACATCATTGTGGCGTCTTTTCAG AGGGCGCAAGTGGAATCCTCTTAGGCAGAGATTAGATAGCTATGACTACACGGTTGAACAACATGTGGTTGGTTCACTGTTGTTTACACCAGTCTTGCTTCTTCTACCCACAGCTTctatattctacatatttttctctATCTTGAGCAGCACAATCATCTGTTTGTGTATAGTGTTGGAAACTGCAATTTGTATAATCCACTCCACTCCTTACGCTGCGGTAATTCTATGGGTGACGAGGAGGCAAAGGTTTCCTGCTGGATTAATGTTCCTTCCTATGTCATCGTCATCTGTATCTACTGATGATGATGCTCTATCAGTTGAATATCATTCAACCAGTTTATCTGGCGAAAGGAAAACAGATGAACCCATCCATGTACATTCAGTACCACTAGTTTCAGAACTTAACTGTAACTATAACACCCTCG GACAAGTAATCGGGCCACATTACCAGAAAGTTTTCAACGGGATTGCTCTCCCCTTCTGCAAACAACTGGCACATGGAATCCTTAGGGGCACAAG GATACCTACAACGCTGCATCTGCCGTCGTCTCCACTGCCCTGGATGCATATTGGCATTAGAGAATACTGGATGCTTTGCCGTCGCGCAACCAAGTGGGGAAGGAATTAA
- the LOC123113491 gene encoding uncharacterized protein isoform X1 has protein sequence MDRCRIWWPRQQHQSELESVSTRYLLFGWLFPHAGSVDIVVAAFVSEGEILRSFPNLDTFQTAIFSSNKRMPTVLQESAAFTILGDCVVHLPRDFEGCCVKQKYQPLRAQVVQTQHSDTKQDCSIAFNGPLGIEDQDQSESNGEWECDCSVLDGFLDTYKKSVVKGGDWVHFCCKLDKSLKCNLNQIPVLHHLHLDDQKAEINHCHVILYDIPVAGRNHFSLGEDAPYRMKSPFKKPNWINNLQKRRPFLDLDPIVLALNCSNSARLSVAWKTTNNSSAAHFLFATVFDALVQVVQHLTGIILASVSTIIYIFIQLFRKCLSHVSEHFILQKVFRHSWKNMHLRCSQILYWPIFLQDTSLSSSVNVEYAHRAAIQKHALWSNIIMDLLMGFILGAALLLNMETICSWIFALLHYMTDAVLRSGCVWLMGVPAGFKLNTELAELLGMISLNAIQIYSTLWFMVGGFLRHIIQGLAFSGILLGFTVPVSVFIDIIQLATLHVTMLQWLISLIYSRQIQTVTSLWRLFRGRKWNPLRQRLDSYDYTVEQHVVGSLLFTPVLLLLPTASIFYIFFSILSSTIICLCIVLETAICIIHSTPYAAVILWVTRRQRFPAGLMFLPMSSSSVSTDDDALSVEYHSTSLSGERKTDEPIHVHSVPLVSELNCNYNTLGQVIGPHYQKVFNGIALPFCKQLAHGILRGTRLLLILLFRFIPYYGIRDTIFFVMPGYLQRCICRRLHCPGCILALENTGCFAVAQPSGEGIKSFPLMINY, from the exons ATGGACCGGTGCAGGATCTGGTGGCCGCGCCAGCAACATCAGTCTGAATTGGAGTCCGTCTCTACCAGATATCTCCTGTTCGGATGGCTCTTCCCCCATGCGGGATCAGTCGACATTGTTGTCGCGGCGTTCGTCTCCGAGGGAGAGATCTTGCGGTCTTTCCCCAACCTCGACACCTTCCAG ACTGCTATCTTTTCCTCAAATAAAAGGATGCCAACAGTGCTACAAGAATCTGCAGCATTTACCATCCTTGGGGATTGTGTTGTACATCTTCCAAGAGATTTTGAAGGCTGCTGTGTTAAGCAAAAATATCAGCCGTTGCGGGCTCAAGTTGTTCAGACACAGCATTCTGACACAAAGCAAGACTGTTCTATTGCATTTAATGGACCATTGGGAATTGAAGATCAAGACCAAAGTGAGAGTAATGGAGAATGGGAATGTGATTGTAGTGTATTAGACGGTTTTCTGGATACTTACAAGAAGTCAGTAGTGAAAGGTGGTGACTGGGTGCACTTCTGCTGTAAGCTTGACAAGAGCTTGAAATGCAATCTGAATCAAATTCCAGTGCTTCACCATTTGCATCTTGATGACCAGAAGGCTGAAATTAATCATTGCCAC GTCATACTTTATGATATTCCTGTTGCTGGTAGAAACCATTTCTCGCTGGGTGAGGATGCACCTTATAGGATGAAGTCTCCCTTCAAAAAGCCAAATTGGATAAATAATCTGCAAAAGAGAAGGCCATTTCTTGATTTG GATCCGATTGTGTTGGCGCTTAATTGTTCAAATTCAGCTAGATTGTCAGTTGCTTGGAAAACTACTAATAACAGTTCTGCGGCTCATTTCTTGTTTGCAACTGT GTTTGATGCCTTAGTTCAAGTGGTACAACATTTGACAGGAATAATTTTAGCTTCAGTATCGACTATTATCTACATCTTCATTCAACTGTTCCGAAAATGTTTGAGCCATGTCTCTGAGCACTTTATATTACAAAAGGTTTTCAGACACTCATGGAAAAACATGCATCTCCGTTGTTCCCAAATTCTCTATTGGCCGATTTTCCTCCAAGATACTTCCCTAAG CTCCTCTGTTAATGTCGAATATGCACACAGAGCTGCAATCCAGAAGCATGCTTTATGGTCAAATATTATCATGGATCTTCTGATGGGTTTCATCCTTGGAGCAGCACTATTGTTGAACATGGAGACTATTTGCTCTTGGATTTTTGCTCTTCTTCACTACATGACAGATGCTGTCTTGAGATCTGGTTGTGTGTGGCTGATGGGTGTTCCAGCAGGCTTTAAGCTGAATACTGAGTTAGCAGAGCTTCTAGGCATGATTTCTCTGAATGCAATCCAAATATATTCTACCCTTTGGTTCATGGTGGGAGGCTTCCTTAGGCATATAATTCAAGGCCTTGCATTTTCTGGAATTCTTTTAGGCTTCACGGTTCCTGTTTCAGTCTTCATTGACATTATCCAGCTTGCGACGTTGCATGTTACCATGCTTCAGTGGTTAATCTCCTTAATATATTCAAGGCAGATTCAGACAGTGACATCATTGTGGCGTCTTTTCAG AGGGCGCAAGTGGAATCCTCTTAGGCAGAGATTAGATAGCTATGACTACACGGTTGAACAACATGTGGTTGGTTCACTGTTGTTTACACCAGTCTTGCTTCTTCTACCCACAGCTTctatattctacatatttttctctATCTTGAGCAGCACAATCATCTGTTTGTGTATAGTGTTGGAAACTGCAATTTGTATAATCCACTCCACTCCTTACGCTGCGGTAATTCTATGGGTGACGAGGAGGCAAAGGTTTCCTGCTGGATTAATGTTCCTTCCTATGTCATCGTCATCTGTATCTACTGATGATGATGCTCTATCAGTTGAATATCATTCAACCAGTTTATCTGGCGAAAGGAAAACAGATGAACCCATCCATGTACATTCAGTACCACTAGTTTCAGAACTTAACTGTAACTATAACACCCTCG GACAAGTAATCGGGCCACATTACCAGAAAGTTTTCAACGGGATTGCTCTCCCCTTCTGCAAACAACTGGCACATGGAATCCTTAGGGGCACAAGGTTGCTACTTATCTTGTTGTTTAGGTTTATTCCTTATTATGGCATTCGTGACACTATCTTCTTTGTTATGCCAGGATACCTACAACGCTGCATCTGCCGTCGTCTCCACTGCCCTGGATGCATATTGGCATTAGAGAATACTGGATGCTTTGCCGTCGCGCAACCAAGTGGGGAAGGAATTAAAAGttttccacttatgattaactattAG